In Scyliorhinus canicula chromosome 8, sScyCan1.1, whole genome shotgun sequence, one DNA window encodes the following:
- the LOC119970533 gene encoding 28S ribosomal protein S18c, mitochondrial-like: MTSDTSDMPIKLENPYKEPPKRCILCGISVDYRNTQLLSQFISPYIGHIFGRHITGLCGKRQRVISKAIKRSQKMGFMSVTLKDPAFLKDPNICDFKLREQTSTCDYLWNNAVEFLNYIPRINKVD; encoded by the coding sequence ATGACTAGTGACACTTCTGATATGCCAATAAAGTTAGAAAACCCTTACAAAGAGCCACCCAAGAGATGCATACTGTGTGGTATTTCAGTGGACTACAGGAACACACAGCTTTTGTCCCAGTTTATATCTCCATATATAGGTCACATTTTTGGGAGACACATAACAGGCTTGTGTGGAAAAAGACAAAGAGTAATTTCCAAGGCAATCAAAAGATCCCAGAAAATGGGATTTATGTCAGTCACATTGAAAGACCCTGCTTTCCTAAAGGATCCAAACATTTGCGATTTCAAACTTAGAGAACAAACTTCGACATGTGATTATTTATGGAACAATGCTGTGGAGTTTCTCAATTATATCCCAAGAATCAATAAAGTGGATTAA